In Cryptomeria japonica chromosome 10, Sugi_1.0, whole genome shotgun sequence, a genomic segment contains:
- the LOC131051683 gene encoding probable ascorbate-specific transmembrane electron transporter 2 — MDSRRFGITAGPVILLVQVFGVTACMLVLYWVLHYGGGLAFHSEKKQRIFNLHPVFMFVGFIFLASQGILSYKIVPVKKDRQKLVHLTLLGLAIILGAIGIYAVFKFHNESHFKDMYSLHSWLGISVISLFGLQWVVGFISFLYPGASKNRRARIVPWHLFFGLFLYVMAIVTVETGILEKLTFEEFKGLNRFSSEAMLVNSTAIVILIFAMLVVLSTILPRE, encoded by the exons ATGGATAGCAGACGCTTTGGTATCACAGCCGGGCCAGTCATTTTGCTTGTTCAGGTTTTTGGAGTAACAGCTTGTATGCTGGTGCTTTATTGGGTTCTCCACTATGGTGGAGGATTGGCCTTCCACTCTGAAAAAAAACAGCGTATATTCAAT TTGCATCCGGTTTTCATGTTTGTTGGCTTCATTTTTCTAGCCAGCCAAG GTATTTTATCTTACAAAATAGTTCCTGTGAAAAAGGATCGCCAGAAATTGGTCCATTTAACCCTTCTAGGCCTTGCAATCATCCTGGGTGCCATTGGGATATATGCAGTCTTTAAATTCCACAATGAAAGCCATTTTAAGGATATGTATAGCTTGCATTCCTGGCTGGGGATTAGTGTCATCTCTTTGTTTGGCCTGCAG TGGGTTGTGGGATTCATATCATTTCTCTACCCTGGCGCATCAAAGAACAGAAGAGCTAGAATAGTTCCTTGGCACTTGTTTTTTGGGCTTTTCCTGTATGTAATGGCAATTGTAACAGTAGAGACAGGAATTCTGGAGAAACTTACATTTGAAGAGTTTAAAGGGTTGAATCGATTCAGTTCAGAGGCTATGCTTGTCAACTCTACCGCTATTGTTATACTCATATTTGCCATGTTGGTCGTTCTATCCACCATTCTACCACGAGAATAA
- the LOC131051686 gene encoding probable ascorbate-specific transmembrane electron transporter 1 has product MDSNRFGITSRPVILLVQLFGVTACILLFYWVLHYRGGLAFHDVNKQRIFNLHPLFMFVGFIFVASQGILSYKIVPVKKDRQKLVHLTLLGLAIILGAIGIYAVFKFHNESHIKNLYSLHSWLGISAISLFGLQWVVGFIAFLYPGASKNRRERILPWHLFFGLFLYAMAIAAAETGILEKLTFEENSKMPLDQFSSEAILVNSTAIIILIFAMLVVLSTILPRG; this is encoded by the exons ATGGATAGCAATCGCTTTGGTATCACAAGCAGGCCGGTCATTTTGCTTGTTCAGCTTTTTGGAGTAACGGCTTGTATACTGTTGTTTTATTGGGTTCTCCACTATCGTGGAGGATTGGCCTTCCACGATGTAAACAAACAGCGTATTTTCAAT TTGCATCCACTTTTCATGTTTGTTGGATTCATATTTGTAGCCAGCCAAG GTATTTTATCTTACAAAATAGTTCCTGTGAAAAAGGATCGTCAGAAATTGGTCCATTTAACCCTTCTGGGCCTTGCAATCATCCTGGGTGCCATTGGGATATATGCAGTCTTTAAATTCCACAACGAAAGCCATATTAAGAATCTGTACAGCTTGCATTCCTGGCTGGGGATTAGTGCCATCTCTTTGTTTGGCCTGCAG TGGGTAGTGGGATTTATAGCATTCCTGTACCCTGGCGCATCAAAGAACAGAAGAGAAAGAATACTTCCTTGGCACTTGTTTTTTGGGCTTTTCCTGTATGCAATGGCAATTGCAGCAGCAGAGACAGGAATTCTGGAGAAACTTACATTTGAAGAGAATTCAAAGATGCCGTTAGATCAATTCAGTTCAGAGGCTATACTTGTCAACTCTACCGCTATTATTATACTCATATTTGCCATGTTGGTCGTTCTATCCACCATTCTACCACGAGGGTAA